The Clupea harengus chromosome 6, Ch_v2.0.2, whole genome shotgun sequence genome contains a region encoding:
- the LOC105908126 gene encoding insulin-like growth factor II gives MEERQHRAQHAPCSTCRRERKANLTVRGVSPPGRILILALSLSLCIAEVSPTETLCGGELVDTLQFICGERGFYFSRPHRVRGRYQGGIVEECCFRSCALELLEQYCAKPSVTERDLSQHILPALLGETVQRPHHVRFSLWQRQSVQRLRRGLPTRSRFPRHPLLAPGDGARDAALRRALNRRPPSVPGAGSQTDVSRRQLLAARPLLSRRALHTLGPHEEADIMSLFSKRSVQAGRASAWRDGRVRRPLTPWRSTLPLHIHTARK, from the exons ATGGAGGAGCGACAGCACCGCGCACAACACGCACCGTGCAGCACCTGCAGGAGAGAGCGAAAAGCAAACTTAACG GTTAGAGGCGTGTCGCCCCCCGGTCGAATTCTGATTCTGGCTTTGTCTTTGAGCTTGTGCATCGCCGAAGTGTCGCCTACGGAGACTCTGTGCGGCGGAGAGTTGGTGGACACTCTCCAGTTCatctgtggagagagggggttcTACTTCA GCCGGCCCCACCGCGTGCGAGGGCGCTACCAGGGGGGGATAGTGGAGGAGTGCTGCTTCAGGAGCTGTGCTCTGGAGCTGCTGGAGCAATACTGCGCCAAGCCCAGCGTCACTGAGAGAGACCTCAGCCAACACATCCTACCTGCTCTTCTTGGg gaAACTGTCCAAAGGCCACACCATGTGCGCTTCTCTCTGTGGCAGAGGCAGTCAGTTCAGAGGCTGCGCCGCGGTCTACCCACAAGGTCCCGCTTCCCGCGACACCCTCTGCTGGCGCCCGGCGATGGCGCGAGAGACGCCGCTCTGCGCAGAGCTCTCAACAGACGCCCACCCTCTGTCCCTGGTGCCGGCTCTCAGACGGACGTCAGCCGACGCCAGCTTCTCGCTGCCAGGCCGCTGCTCAGCAGACGTGCTCTTCACACACTCGGCCCCCACGAAGAAGCCGACATCATGTCACTGTTCAGCAAGCGCTCTGTTCAAGCGGGCCGTGCCAGCGCCTGGAGGGATGGCCGCGTCCGACGACCCCTGACACCGTGGCGCAGCACGCTGCCTCTTCATATCCACACCGCCCGCAAGTGA